One Ethanoligenens harbinense YUAN-3 genomic window carries:
- the rsmI gene encoding 16S rRNA (cytidine(1402)-2'-O)-methyltransferase: protein MAGTLYLVGTPIGNLGDFSPRAVQTLSEVDFIAAEDTRVTLRLLNHFSIKKPLLSYYEHNKRARGGEILRRLEAGENCALVSDAGMPAISDPGEDMAALCAEHGIPVTVVPGPCAAITALTLSGLPAGRFCFEGFLSTGKKSRREHLAALAGEERTMIFYEAPHKLRATLADLRAAFGDERRVVLARELTKLHEEVQRMTLAEADAYYAQNNPRGEYVLLVAGCPPAPEEPAEGGMERARELAAAYMEQGLPRVDAVKRAAKETGVLRSELYKAVL, encoded by the coding sequence ATGGCCGGAACGCTTTATCTGGTGGGCACGCCCATCGGCAATCTGGGGGACTTTTCTCCACGCGCGGTGCAGACGCTTTCGGAAGTGGATTTCATTGCGGCGGAGGACACGCGGGTCACGCTGCGCCTGCTCAACCATTTTTCCATCAAAAAGCCGCTGCTCAGCTATTATGAGCACAACAAACGCGCGCGCGGCGGGGAGATTCTGCGCCGGCTGGAGGCGGGTGAGAACTGCGCGCTGGTGAGCGACGCGGGCATGCCGGCCATCTCCGACCCCGGCGAGGATATGGCCGCTCTCTGTGCGGAGCACGGCATCCCGGTTACGGTGGTGCCCGGCCCCTGCGCCGCCATCACCGCGCTGACGCTCTCCGGCCTGCCCGCGGGGCGGTTCTGCTTCGAGGGCTTTCTGAGTACGGGCAAAAAAAGCCGGCGGGAGCATCTGGCCGCTCTCGCCGGGGAAGAACGCACGATGATTTTTTATGAAGCGCCGCATAAGCTGCGCGCCACGCTGGCCGACCTGCGCGCGGCGTTCGGTGACGAGCGCCGCGTTGTGCTCGCGCGGGAACTGACCAAGCTGCATGAGGAAGTGCAGCGGATGACGCTTGCGGAGGCCGACGCCTATTACGCGCAGAACAATCCGCGCGGGGAATATGTGCTGCTGGTGGCGGGATGTCCGCCCGCCCCGGAGGAACCGGCGGAGGGCGGCATGGAGCGTGCCCGGGAGCTGGCGGCGGCCTATATGGAGCAGGGCCTGCCGCGCGTGGACGCGGTCAAGCGCGCGGCCAAAGAGACCGGCGTGCTTCGATCGGAACTGTATAAAGCCGTTCTCTAG
- a CDS encoding tRNA1(Val) (adenine(37)-N6)-methyltransferase: MDRSEPRAEPLGGGAIAYVTQTHGFGADAVLLAHFAAPKPGARSADLCSGCGIVPLLWCRDDPVRAVDAVELLPEAAELARRSAEANGFANLRVFGQDLRTLPAAFAGQYDLVACNPPYRPVGAGRESADTARETARGEAGCTLEDVARAAARLLAGKGRFCLCQRPARLAELFGLLAAARLEPKRLRLVQQREDAAPWLALVEARKDARPGLHVEPVLLCEQGGVASAAWRELYKPFCP, from the coding sequence ATGGATCGGTCGGAACCGCGCGCCGAGCCGCTTGGCGGCGGCGCCATCGCGTATGTGACGCAGACGCACGGGTTTGGCGCGGATGCGGTGCTGCTTGCGCATTTTGCCGCGCCGAAGCCGGGCGCGCGGTCGGCCGACCTGTGCAGCGGCTGCGGGATTGTTCCGCTGCTGTGGTGCCGGGATGATCCCGTCCGCGCGGTGGACGCGGTCGAGCTGCTGCCCGAGGCGGCGGAACTGGCGCGCCGCTCGGCGGAGGCGAACGGTTTTGCAAACCTGCGGGTGTTCGGGCAGGACCTGCGTACGCTGCCCGCCGCGTTTGCGGGGCAATATGATCTCGTGGCCTGCAATCCGCCGTACCGCCCGGTGGGCGCGGGACGGGAGAGTGCGGACACGGCACGTGAAACGGCGCGCGGAGAGGCCGGTTGCACATTGGAAGATGTGGCGCGCGCGGCGGCGCGCCTGCTGGCGGGCAAAGGGCGGTTCTGCCTGTGCCAGCGCCCGGCGCGGCTGGCGGAGTTGTTCGGCCTGCTCGCGGCCGCCCGGCTGGAGCCCAAACGCCTGCGGCTGGTGCAGCAGCGGGAAGACGCCGCCCCCTGGCTGGCGCTGGTGGAAGCGAGGAAGGACGCGCGCCCCGGCCTGCATGTGGAGCCGGTGCTGCTCTGTGAGCAGGGCGGCGTGGCCTCCGCCGCGTGGCGGGAACTCTACAAGCCGTTCTGCCCGTAA
- a CDS encoding DUF362 domain-containing protein: MAYKIGSECISCGACASECPVSCISEGDGIYVIDEATCVDCGTCATVCPVAAPKQA, from the coding sequence ATGGCTTATAAAATTGGTTCGGAATGCATCAGCTGCGGCGCTTGCGCATCTGAATGCCCGGTGTCCTGCATTTCTGAGGGCGACGGCATCTATGTGATCGATGAAGCCACCTGCGTGGATTGCGGTACCTGTGCGACCGTTTGCCCCGTGGCGGCTCCGAAGCAGGCCTGA
- a CDS encoding PSP1 domain-containing protein, giving the protein MTEVIGVRFKNVGKIYYFDPADIDFAAGDHVIVETSRGVECGEVVMPPREVDDDCIVQPLKCVLRAATMEDLQRVQENMRKEKEAFRICLKKIAEHGLGMKLIDVEYTFDNNKVLFYFTADGRVDFRELVKDLASVFRTRIELRQIGVRDEAKMLGGLGVCGKPFCCSTFLGDFQPVSIKMAKEQGLSLNPTKISGTCGRLMCCLKFEEEAYEDLLRTTPRAGSPVYTPEGRGTVEDVHLLTGQLKIRLDKDPEAPAKSFHKSVVKPVKNGDARPDRPEKKRHNREKT; this is encoded by the coding sequence ATGACCGAAGTGATCGGCGTTCGTTTTAAGAACGTCGGAAAAATTTATTATTTCGACCCGGCGGACATCGATTTTGCCGCTGGCGACCATGTGATCGTGGAAACGTCGCGCGGCGTGGAATGCGGCGAGGTTGTCATGCCCCCGCGCGAGGTGGACGACGACTGCATTGTGCAGCCGCTTAAATGTGTGCTGCGCGCCGCCACGATGGAGGACCTCCAGCGCGTGCAGGAAAACATGCGGAAGGAAAAAGAGGCCTTCCGCATCTGCCTGAAAAAGATCGCGGAGCACGGCCTGGGCATGAAGCTGATCGACGTGGAATACACCTTTGACAACAACAAGGTGCTGTTCTATTTCACGGCGGACGGTCGGGTGGATTTCCGCGAACTGGTCAAGGATCTGGCGTCGGTTTTCCGCACGCGCATCGAACTGCGGCAGATCGGCGTGCGCGACGAGGCCAAGATGCTCGGTGGGCTGGGCGTATGCGGCAAGCCCTTCTGCTGCAGCACGTTTTTGGGCGATTTCCAGCCGGTTTCCATTAAGATGGCCAAGGAACAGGGGCTTTCGCTCAATCCCACCAAAATCTCCGGTACCTGCGGCCGCCTGATGTGCTGTCTCAAGTTTGAAGAAGAGGCCTACGAGGATCTCCTGCGCACCACGCCGCGAGCCGGTTCACCGGTGTATACACCGGAAGGGCGGGGCACGGTGGAGGATGTGCATCTGCTGACCGGCCAGTTGAAAATCCGGTTGGATAAAGACCCTGAAGCGCCGGCCAAATCGTTCCATAAAAGTGTGGTGAAACCGGTGAAAAACGGTGACGCTCGGCCGGACAGGCCCGAGAAAAAACGGCATAACCGTGAAAAGACGTGA
- a CDS encoding ATP-binding protein encodes MRFLQFAGNARAKALAAQAFDSGHVPHALLIDGPAGAGKRTFARILAQAAVCGGEGEKPCGVCRQCRNALALHHPDIIEVEGGKGPRSFPIEAVRQVRASAAVGPNDASRKVYILIHVQNMSEQAQNALLKLIEEPPPYALFLLTCDSRFRVLPTVRSRCMELSLGPVAEAEAAAALRAQDDALSEDDALAAARMAGGLIGQARRGLYDGSFAASRAFCEAFAAALAGSAPYAFLRLSGTLEKDKALGDAVLALLPLLFRDALALREGLATALSGCAEQAGLLSRSCTRAALFALAREAETARTALEGYANKPLLLTDLFARLWQIKNTI; translated from the coding sequence ATGCGTTTTTTGCAGTTTGCCGGAAATGCGCGCGCCAAGGCGCTTGCGGCGCAGGCGTTTGACAGCGGCCATGTTCCGCATGCGCTGCTGATCGACGGCCCCGCCGGTGCGGGCAAGCGCACGTTCGCGCGTATTCTCGCGCAGGCGGCCGTGTGCGGCGGTGAAGGCGAAAAGCCCTGCGGCGTCTGCCGGCAGTGCCGCAACGCGTTGGCGCTGCACCATCCCGACATCATCGAAGTGGAGGGCGGCAAAGGGCCGCGTTCGTTCCCCATCGAGGCGGTGAGGCAGGTGCGCGCTTCCGCGGCGGTGGGGCCGAATGACGCCTCGCGGAAAGTGTATATCCTCATCCATGTGCAGAACATGAGCGAGCAGGCGCAGAACGCGCTGCTCAAACTCATCGAGGAGCCGCCGCCTTACGCGCTGTTCCTGCTTACGTGCGACAGCCGCTTTCGCGTGCTGCCCACGGTGCGCTCGCGCTGCATGGAACTTTCGCTTGGACCGGTGGCGGAAGCCGAAGCGGCGGCCGCCCTGCGTGCGCAGGACGACGCCTTGTCCGAAGACGATGCGCTGGCCGCGGCGCGGATGGCGGGCGGCCTGATCGGGCAGGCCAGGCGGGGCCTGTACGACGGCAGTTTTGCCGCCTCCCGCGCGTTTTGTGAAGCGTTTGCGGCTGCGCTGGCGGGCAGCGCGCCCTATGCGTTTTTGCGGCTTTCGGGCACGCTGGAAAAGGACAAGGCGCTCGGCGATGCGGTGCTGGCCTTACTGCCGTTGCTGTTCCGTGACGCGCTGGCCCTGCGCGAAGGGTTGGCGACGGCGCTCTCTGGCTGCGCGGAGCAGGCAGGCCTGCTCTCCCGGTCCTGCACGCGCGCGGCGCTTTTCGCGCTTGCGCGGGAAGCCGAGACCGCCCGCACGGCGCTGGAAGGTTATGCCAACAAGCCGCTCTTGCTTACCGACCTCTTCGCACGGCTCTGGCAGATCAAGAATACCATCTGA
- a CDS encoding cyclic-di-AMP receptor: MKLVLAIVSNDDSGTVSRALTKEGFAVTKLATTGGFLMAGNTTLLIGVDDVKVQQVMDIVSAHSKKRTQIMPSNASYGVGMYSSFPVEVTVGGATVFVLDVERFEKV; the protein is encoded by the coding sequence ATGAAACTGGTTCTGGCCATCGTCAGCAATGACGACAGCGGCACGGTTTCGCGCGCCCTGACCAAAGAGGGGTTTGCGGTGACCAAGCTGGCAACGACGGGCGGGTTCCTCATGGCGGGGAACACGACTCTGTTGATCGGCGTGGACGACGTGAAGGTGCAGCAGGTGATGGATATCGTTTCCGCACACAGCAAGAAGCGCACCCAGATCATGCCGTCGAACGCGTCTTACGGCGTGGGCATGTATTCATCCTTCCCCGTGGAGGTCACGGTGGGGGGCGCCACGGTGTTTGTGCTGGATGTGGAACGGTTTGAAAAGGTCTGA
- a CDS encoding aminotransferase class I/II-fold pyridoxal phosphate-dependent enzyme, whose amino-acid sequence MSSAFISDAPLYAAVRAYADAHPLRLHTPGHAGHTDALGGVLGALPALDVTELPGTDSLFEADGPIRAAEEKAAGAFGAAHTLFSAGGATLCIQAMLRLVSRGKERRVVLARGAHRSAIHALALLDLEPVWVWPEPLPGSALPGVVSPRAVERALDICGGAAAVYVTSPDYYGTLADIAGLAAVCREHGVPLLVDGAHGTHLHYLDGGARHPLAQGAALVCDSAHKTLPVLTGGAYLQIAGGWFSRGEAKDAMALFGSSSPSYPILLSLDLARAWGEQHGAPAFAALRVRVDALYGRLAPLGLPPPPGPRDPVRITLDVGRIGLSGAEAAMWLRAQGVSIEMHDDRHIVLLPSPLHGDADFAALGDALVSFPVKDAVPAAAAPALEHPSAVMTPGSALRAPCERLPVEQAAGRVAAEGCSPCPPGIPLVCPGERVSASLAKTLKTYGVNHLHVIK is encoded by the coding sequence ATGTCGAGCGCGTTTATCTCTGACGCGCCGCTGTATGCGGCGGTGCGCGCCTATGCGGATGCGCATCCGCTGCGTCTGCATACGCCCGGGCACGCGGGGCATACAGACGCGCTGGGCGGTGTGCTTGGTGCTCTGCCCGCGCTGGATGTGACCGAACTGCCCGGGACCGACAGCCTGTTCGAGGCGGACGGACCCATCCGCGCCGCCGAGGAAAAGGCCGCCGGGGCGTTCGGCGCGGCGCACACCCTGTTCAGCGCGGGCGGCGCCACGCTCTGCATCCAGGCCATGCTGCGACTGGTCTCGCGCGGAAAGGAACGCCGGGTCGTGCTGGCGCGCGGCGCGCACCGCAGTGCCATCCACGCGCTGGCGCTGCTCGACTTGGAACCGGTGTGGGTCTGGCCGGAGCCGCTTCCCGGCTCTGCGCTGCCCGGCGTGGTTTCGCCGCGGGCGGTGGAGCGCGCGCTGGACATATGCGGCGGAGCGGCGGCCGTGTATGTCACCAGCCCGGATTATTACGGCACGCTGGCCGACATCGCGGGGCTTGCCGCCGTCTGCCGGGAACATGGTGTGCCGCTGTTGGTGGACGGCGCGCACGGTACGCATCTGCACTATCTGGACGGCGGCGCGCGGCATCCGCTGGCGCAGGGCGCCGCGCTGGTCTGCGATTCCGCCCACAAGACATTGCCGGTGCTCACCGGCGGCGCGTATTTGCAAATCGCCGGGGGCTGGTTTTCCCGCGGCGAAGCCAAGGATGCGATGGCGCTGTTCGGTTCGAGCAGCCCGTCCTATCCCATCCTGCTCTCGCTCGACTTGGCGCGCGCCTGGGGCGAACAGCATGGCGCGCCTGCGTTTGCCGCCCTGCGCGTCAGGGTGGACGCGCTCTATGGCCGCCTTGCGCCGCTTGGCCTGCCGCCGCCGCCCGGCCCGCGCGACCCGGTACGTATCACACTGGACGTCGGGCGCATCGGGCTTTCGGGCGCGGAGGCCGCGATGTGGCTGCGCGCCCAGGGCGTTTCCATTGAGATGCATGACGACCGGCACATCGTGCTGTTGCCGTCCCCCCTGCACGGGGACGCGGATTTCGCTGCGCTCGGTGATGCGCTGGTCTCCTTCCCGGTAAAAGATGCCGTCCCGGCGGCTGCTGCGCCGGCTTTGGAGCATCCGTCGGCCGTCATGACGCCCGGCTCGGCGCTGCGCGCGCCTTGTGAACGCCTTCCGGTGGAGCAGGCGGCGGGCCGTGTGGCCGCTGAGGGGTGTTCGCCCTGCCCGCCCGGCATCCCGCTCGTCTGCCCGGGCGAACGGGTGAGCGCGTCTTTGGCGAAAACGCTCAAAACCTATGGCGTAAACCATCTGCATGTGATAAAATGA
- the alr gene encoding alanine racemase has protein sequence MSTLVVQTGHILANLEAMRKHTNVPVIPVLKGNAYGLGDVEVARLLREKADVHLFAVSRLEEAKRLKEALPDEEIFLLSPYGTEKEAEEIVRLGLTATVGSYGSAVLLNGLSEKAGTRCRVHLKFDTGLGRSGFLPEEAEKAVQAAKYLKNLEIAGCFSHFSNSFGKDEKGVRTQLDRLQHCVAALKNAGVEPGMLHIAASNAAILYPSARLDAVRCGSALLGRVGVRNKLGLHKVGRLECPISDVRWLPAGHNVGYGNTYTTKKPARIATIQAGYADGLFLQKMRDAFRTRDILRDGWHDFRALFRRPSLHCTINGQPARLLGRVGMCTVVADVSNIQCGAGDMASFDVSPLLVNANVERVYL, from the coding sequence ATGTCAACGCTGGTGGTGCAGACCGGCCATATTCTCGCCAATCTCGAAGCCATGCGCAAGCATACGAACGTGCCGGTCATTCCCGTGCTCAAAGGCAATGCTTACGGGCTGGGTGATGTGGAGGTGGCGCGCCTGCTGCGGGAGAAGGCGGACGTGCACCTGTTTGCCGTTTCCCGTCTGGAAGAAGCGAAGCGGCTGAAAGAGGCGCTGCCGGACGAGGAAATTTTTCTGCTCTCGCCATACGGCACCGAAAAGGAAGCGGAGGAGATTGTGCGGCTGGGGCTGACCGCCACCGTCGGCTCTTATGGCAGCGCAGTGCTGCTCAACGGGTTGTCCGAAAAGGCGGGCACGCGCTGCCGGGTGCACTTGAAGTTCGACACGGGGCTTGGGCGTTCCGGATTTCTGCCCGAAGAAGCGGAAAAAGCCGTGCAGGCGGCCAAATATCTGAAGAATCTCGAGATCGCGGGCTGTTTCTCGCATTTTTCCAACAGTTTTGGTAAGGATGAAAAGGGCGTGCGCACGCAGCTCGACCGCCTCCAACATTGCGTGGCGGCGCTCAAAAACGCGGGCGTGGAGCCGGGTATGCTGCACATCGCCGCGTCCAATGCCGCCATCCTGTATCCTTCCGCGAGGCTGGATGCGGTGCGCTGCGGGTCGGCGCTGCTCGGGCGGGTGGGTGTGCGCAATAAGCTGGGCCTGCATAAGGTTGGGCGGCTGGAGTGCCCCATATCCGACGTGCGCTGGCTGCCCGCCGGGCATAATGTGGGCTATGGAAACACCTACACCACTAAAAAGCCTGCGCGCATCGCCACCATCCAGGCCGGTTATGCCGACGGCCTGTTTTTGCAGAAAATGCGGGATGCGTTCCGTACTCGCGATATTCTGCGCGACGGCTGGCACGATTTTCGGGCGCTGTTTCGCCGTCCGTCGCTGCACTGCACCATCAATGGGCAGCCGGCCCGTCTCCTTGGGCGGGTGGGCATGTGCACGGTGGTGGCCGATGTCAGCAATATCCAGTGCGGCGCGGGGGATATGGCGTCGTTCGATGTCAGCCCGCTGCTTGTGAACGCCAATGTCGAGCGCGTTTATCTCTGA
- a CDS encoding lipid II:glycine glycyltransferase FemX, producing MEILQQKDMDAYRAFVQAHPKGHFMQSPEWGQVKNDWKWEAVVEKNAEGAIIGSVAVLIRRVPVLPVKLMYAPRGPVCDLHDRDTLAKLIGGVRALAVKHHAYLFKIDPDIPSSDTASIENMKRLSFTLHDGGKNFDGIQPRFVFRLNIEGKTEDEIFAGFSSKTRYNVRVARKHGVEVKVCDKQALSEFVPIMRTTGQRDGFATRPQSYFERMLDAFGEHARLYMAYHEGKAIAGTIAIRYGDKTWYLYGASANEYRNFMPNYLLQWEMIRWAQQTGCRIYDFRGVSGDLSPDNPLYGLYRFKKGFNGDFTEFAGEFNLVLNAPAALVVDNGIRLTKTLRHLKNRRHGRKS from the coding sequence TTGGAGATCCTTCAGCAAAAGGATATGGACGCCTACCGGGCGTTCGTGCAGGCGCACCCCAAAGGACATTTCATGCAAAGCCCTGAATGGGGCCAGGTGAAAAACGACTGGAAATGGGAGGCCGTGGTGGAGAAAAATGCCGAAGGCGCCATCATCGGTTCTGTTGCGGTGCTCATCCGGCGGGTACCGGTGCTGCCGGTCAAGCTTATGTATGCGCCGCGCGGCCCGGTCTGCGATTTGCACGACCGTGACACGCTGGCCAAACTGATCGGCGGCGTGCGCGCGCTGGCCGTGAAGCACCATGCCTATCTGTTCAAGATCGACCCCGACATCCCGTCTTCCGACACGGCGTCCATCGAGAACATGAAGCGGCTCTCCTTCACATTGCACGATGGCGGCAAGAATTTTGACGGCATTCAGCCGCGGTTCGTTTTTCGGCTGAATATCGAGGGCAAGACAGAAGACGAAATTTTTGCGGGCTTCTCTTCCAAAACGCGGTATAACGTGCGGGTGGCCAGAAAGCACGGCGTGGAGGTGAAGGTCTGCGATAAGCAGGCGCTTTCCGAATTCGTGCCCATCATGCGCACCACCGGCCAGCGCGACGGGTTTGCCACCCGCCCGCAAAGTTATTTTGAGCGGATGCTCGATGCGTTCGGTGAGCACGCAAGACTGTATATGGCTTACCATGAGGGCAAGGCCATCGCGGGCACCATCGCCATCCGGTACGGTGACAAAACATGGTATCTCTATGGTGCGTCGGCCAACGAATACCGCAACTTCATGCCCAACTACCTGCTCCAGTGGGAAATGATCCGCTGGGCGCAGCAGACGGGCTGCCGCATCTATGATTTCCGCGGCGTATCCGGCGACTTAAGTCCCGATAACCCGCTCTATGGGCTCTACCGGTTCAAAAAAGGCTTCAACGGCGATTTCACGGAGTTTGCCGGGGAGTTCAACCTGGTACTCAACGCGCCTGCGGCGCTGGTGGTGGACAACGGCATCCGTCTCACCAAGACCCTTCGCCATCTAAAAAACCGCCGCCATGGCCGAAAATCCTAG
- the dpsA gene encoding dipicolinate synthase subunit DpsA: protein MFTDITFAVVGGDLRQAHLAGLLAADGLSVLTVGFEREVPISSDVLHVKSAAEAVSRALCVILPLPFSVDGANVNAPFSRAPIPLRTIWDAAGNGTLVTGGMLRPDVFQAAETRGFTAVDYYAREEMAVRNTVPTVEGALQIAFEELPFTLHGARCLVLGFGRVGRTLCRALRGLGADVTGCARSYDDLAWVQTLDCAPLRLEKLAGSAGTFDVVFNTIPALILTDDILARLKKGSLVIDLASKPGGVDFNAAKRLGVKTVWALSLPGKVAPQTAGQIIKDTVLHILEEEGLS from the coding sequence TTGTTTACTGATATCACATTCGCCGTTGTCGGCGGCGATCTGCGGCAGGCGCATCTGGCGGGCCTGCTCGCGGCCGACGGCCTGTCGGTGCTCACCGTGGGGTTTGAGCGGGAGGTCCCCATCTCATCCGACGTGCTGCATGTCAAAAGCGCCGCCGAGGCCGTGAGCAGGGCGCTCTGCGTCATCCTGCCGCTGCCGTTCTCGGTGGACGGCGCAAACGTGAACGCACCGTTTTCCCGCGCGCCCATCCCCCTGCGAACCATCTGGGACGCGGCGGGCAACGGCACGCTCGTCACCGGAGGCATGCTCCGGCCGGACGTCTTCCAAGCCGCCGAGACGCGCGGCTTCACCGCCGTGGACTACTACGCCCGCGAGGAAATGGCCGTACGCAACACCGTGCCCACCGTAGAGGGCGCGCTCCAGATCGCATTTGAGGAACTGCCCTTCACCCTGCACGGCGCGCGCTGCCTGGTACTGGGTTTCGGACGCGTGGGGCGGACGCTCTGCCGGGCGCTGCGCGGCCTGGGGGCCGATGTGACCGGCTGTGCGCGCAGCTACGACGATCTCGCCTGGGTGCAGACACTGGATTGCGCGCCGCTGCGCCTGGAAAAGCTGGCCGGGTCGGCCGGCACGTTTGACGTGGTGTTCAACACCATTCCCGCGCTGATTCTGACCGACGACATCCTCGCCCGCCTGAAAAAAGGCAGCCTGGTCATCGACCTGGCCTCCAAGCCCGGCGGCGTGGATTTCAACGCCGCCAAACGGCTGGGTGTCAAAACCGTGTGGGCGCTTTCCCTACCGGGAAAGGTGGCGCCCCAGACCGCAGGGCAGATCATCAAGGACACCGTGCTGCACATTCTGGAAGAGGAGGGATTGTCATGA
- a CDS encoding dipicolinate synthase subunit B gives MTVGFALTGSFCTFSQVIPQMGKLVEAGHTVVPILSPISYVSDTRFGEAGTFRRQIEEITGRAILHTMQEVEPVGPKKMFDLLVVAPATSNTIGKLANGVNDTPVTMACKSHLRNGRPVVLAISTNDALGLSARNIGTLLALRDFYFVPFGQDNVEKKPRSMVAHFDLIPPTVEAAAKGEQLQPLLLPPVLQ, from the coding sequence ATGACCGTCGGGTTTGCGCTCACCGGGTCTTTCTGCACATTTTCACAGGTCATTCCGCAGATGGGGAAACTTGTTGAGGCCGGGCACACCGTCGTCCCCATCCTGTCGCCCATCTCGTATGTGTCGGACACCCGCTTCGGCGAAGCGGGAACGTTCCGCAGGCAGATCGAGGAGATCACCGGCCGCGCCATCCTGCACACCATGCAGGAAGTGGAACCCGTGGGGCCGAAAAAAATGTTTGACCTTCTTGTTGTCGCACCCGCAACCAGCAACACCATCGGCAAGCTGGCAAACGGCGTCAACGACACGCCCGTGACCATGGCCTGCAAATCCCACCTGCGCAACGGGCGGCCGGTGGTGCTGGCTATCTCCACCAACGACGCGCTGGGGCTTTCGGCACGCAACATCGGCACGCTGCTGGCGCTCCGCGATTTTTACTTCGTGCCTTTCGGGCAGGACAATGTGGAAAAAAAGCCGCGCTCGATGGTCGCACATTTCGACCTCATCCCGCCCACGGTGGAGGCAGCCGCCAAAGGCGAACAGCTTCAGCCTCTTTTGCTCCCGCCTGTTTTACAATGA